GTTCGCGGCATAGAACTCGCTCGTCGATCCGGCGCGGGCATAGATCGCGATGCCGATATACAGCGCGAAGCTCAGCCCGATAAAGATCAGGTTAAGGGTATACTGGCTCATCTTATTCCTCCACCCCATGCTCACGGTCGAGATTGTTCATGCGCCACGCGTAAAAGAAGATCAGCACGATAAAGACGAGGATCGAGCCCTGCTGGGCGAACCAGAACCCCAGATCGGTGCCCCCGACGCTGATACCGCTCAGAAGCGGGCGGAAAATGATCGCGAAGCCGTAGGACACAAGCGCCCATATCGCGATACAGATCCAGATGATCCTCAGATTTGCACGCCAATAGGCGTTCGTTGATTGCTTGTCACTCATATCCCTTGGTCCCTCCCTGTGACAGGTCGTGCCGCCTGTGCTCCGCCATCCCGCGCGCGGCGGCTGCGCGCGGGTGGGATGAAAAGGTCTGGCTGGTTTGGCTCAGCCCCGGTTCATGCGGTTTTCGATCAGGTCCTCCACAACCTCCGGCTCCGCCAGCGTCGACGTATCGCCAAGGCTGCCGTAGTCGTTTTCAGCGATCTTGCGCAGGATGCGGCGCATGATCTTGCCCGAACGGGTCTTGGGCAGGCCCGGCGACCACTGGATCAGGTCCGGCTTGGCAATCGGGCCGATCTCCGTGCGGACCCAAGTCTCCAGCTCCTTGCGCAGCTCGTCGGTAGGCTCCACCCCGTTCATCAGCGTGACATAGGCATAGATGCCCTGCCCCTTGACCTGATGCGGATAGCCGACCACGGCCGCCTCTGCGACCTTGCTATGGGCGACAAGCGCGGATTCGACCTCCGCAGTGCCCATCCGGTGGCCGGAGACGTTGATGACGTCATCCACCCGGCCGGTGATCCAGTAATAGCCATCCGCATCCCGCGTGCAGCCATCGCCGGTGAAATAGTAGCCGGGATATTGCTGGAAATAGGTCTCCATGAAGCGCTGATGATCGCCCCAGACGGTGCGCATCTGCCCCGGCCAGCTATCGGCGATGCACAGCACGCCTTCCGCCGGATTGCCCTCCTGCACATCGGCGGATTCGGCGGCCAGAATTACCGGCTTCACCCCGAAGAAGGGCAGCGTCGCCGAACCGGGCTTGGCCTCGATGGCACCGGGTAGCGAGGTGATCATGTGCCCGCCCGTCTCCGTCTGCCACCAGGTATCGACAATGGGGCATTTCCCCTTGCCGACATTCTCATTGTACCAGTTCCACGCCTCCGGGTTGATCGGCTCCCCGACCGTGCCGAGAATGCGCAGGCTGGACAGGTCGTATTTCTCGACCCACTCCGCCCCCTGCCCCATCAGCGCCCGGATCGCCGTCGGCGCGGTGTAGAACTGGTTGACCTTGTGCTTCTCGCAGACCGCCCAGAAACGCCCCGCATCGGGATAGGTCGGCACGCCCTCGAACATCAGCGTGGTCGCGCCATTGGCCAGCGGGCCGTAAACGATATAGCTGTGGCCCGTGACCCAGCCTACATCCGCCGTACACCAGAAGATGTCGCCGTCCTTGTAGTCGAAGGTGTATTCATGCGTCATCGCCGCATAGACCAGATACCCGCCGGTCGAATGCACAACCCCCTTGGGTTTGCCGGTAGAGCCGGAGGTATACAGGATGAACAGCGGGTCTTCGGCATTCATCGGGCGCGGCGGACAATCCGGGCTGACCTCCTCCATCATCGCCAGCACGTCGACATCGCGGCCCTGAATCCAGGTCGTCTGATCGCCGGTATGCTTGACCACAAGGCAACGCACCCGGTCCGAGCAGTGGAGCAGGGCCGCATCCGCATTCGATTTCAGCGCCGTGCGCCGCCCGCCACGCGGCGCGGTATCGGCGGTAATCACCACCTTCGCGCCGCTGTCATTGATCCGGTTGGCCAGCGCATCGGGGGAAAAGCCGGCGAAAACGATGGAATGGATCGCCCCGATCCGCGCGCAGGCCAGCATCGCGTAAGCCGCCTCCGGGATCATCGGCAGGTAAATCACCACCCGGTCGCCGCGCATGACGCCCTGGCTCAACAGCACATTCGCCATCCGGTTCACCTTGTCGCTCAACTGGCGGTAGGTGATATGCTGCGCCTCGGCCTGCGGATCGTCCGGCTCGAAGATGATCGCGGTCTTGTTCCCGCGCTTGGCCAGATGCCGGTCCACACAGTTGACGCTGGCGTTCAGAACCCCGTCCTCGAACCATTTGATCGAGACATCGCCAAAGGTAAAATCGCTGTTCTTGACCTTGGTAAACGGCTCCATCCAGTCCAGCCGCTTCGCCTCACGCCTCCAGAAACCATCGGGGTCGCTGACCGATTCTTCATACATCCGGCGATAGTCGTCAGGCCCGGCATGTGCATCCTCGAACCCGGCCGGAATCGGATGTTTGGCAATGTTTTCAACAGACATATAAAGCTCCCCCAATCTCTCGTCGCGGCATCGTCACAGGCGAAAATCTTTCACCCCAGGCGCGATATCGACAGTTAATCACCGTTATAGGAACGCATAAAGTGCTTTCTTTAAAGGAAAATTTTGTAAATTCATTGACGGATTTATCTGGATATTTGTAAATATTTCACAAGATCGAGAGGTAAATCCGGGACTTGTCAGCGGGTTAAGCCTCGGGCAAAGCTGCGCTTATGATCAAAGACCCGATACAACCGACAGATGACGATGCCCGGCGCATCCTGCGCGATCTTTTGGCAGAGATGCAGCATGCCGTTCTGGCAGTGAATCCACCGGACAGCCCGTTTCCGCATCTGTCCCGCATCGCATTACAAGCTGATGACGACCGCACGCCGATGGCGCTGCTCTCCGGCCTCGCAACCCACACCCGGGTGCTGGCCCTCAACCCCCATGCCGGGCTGCTGATCGCGGCTCCCCCGGCCAAGGGCGATGCCATGACCCAGGCCCGGCTCAGCCTTCAGGTTATCGCGAAACAATTGCCGAATACCGGCCCCGAACACGCAGCCCGCCTGGAGATATGGGTCGGGCGCAATCCGAAAGCCAAGGTCTACGCGACCCTGCCCGATTTCCATTTCTGGCGGATGGAACCGCAGGCAGGGCTGCTCAATGCCGGTTTCGGAAAGGCTTATCACGTCACGGCGGCGGATCTGGCGAACCCCCCGGCCTGATCCGGCCGGGGGACATAGACAAGCCCGCTCAGTTCGGATCGTCCATCCGCGCCCGGATGACAACTTTTCCCTTCGCCGGTTTCGACCACTCCACCTGCACATTCGCCTTTTTCGCGCCCTGCCCGGTCCGAACCCAGGGCATTTCCGTGATCCGGCGGCCCGCGCCATCCTGTATCATCGAAACCGCCGTCACCGAATCCACCTGCTTCGCCCAGCCCTGAAACGGCAGATGCGCCGAAACTGGCACCACCCAACTCGCCTGCGCCCCGGCCTGCTGATGGGTGATCTGCACCGGGTTCGCGACATAGTCCCGCACACCGTTGAACGTGTTGCCCGCAAACAGGATATTGCGCATCCGCGAATAATCCAGATCCGCAAAGCTGGTATCTACCCGCTCCACCCGCCGGATTTTCCCGCCGAGCGACAGGAACACGTTATCCGCCACCGTCAGCCCGTGAATATGATGCCCCTTCCCGTAGGGTTTCACCGACAGCCAGGCGAAATCCTGCAACACATTCTGCACCGTGAAGTGATTGCCGCTGATCGACAGCCCGCCGAAGGAATACTGGCTCGGCCCGAAATCCGGGTTCACCGCATATTCATTGGTCCACTCGATGACATTATTATCGATGTAATTCCCGGTGATCGCCATCTTGCAATGGGTCTGCGCAATGACCAGCCCCGGCACACGCTTGCCCGCGCTCTCATTATCGCCCTGAAACCAGTGATTTCCGACCAGCAGATGCCCGGCCCCCGCCGCCACCATGAAGGTGCCGAAGCGCACGAAACGGTTGTCGCGGATCTTCACGTCATTGGCGTTGACATTGATCGCCACCGTCTTGCGGTCCTGCGCGCGCAGCGTCATTTCAGAGGACAGGAACTGGCAGCGATCGACCAGCAGATCCTGACAGCCCCGCCCGACCGAGGTGATCCCGCGCGCCCCCGGCCCGGTGATGAAGCAATCGCGCACATGGAACATCTGCCCCTGCGCAGGCAGCATCAGGAAACTGCCGATCCCGTTCAGCGAAAACTCGATATCCGCGAAGTTGATCCGGGCGCAGTTCTCCATACCCAGAAAATCGAACGCATAGCGGAACCGCTCGAAACGATAGCTCCGCATCCCGGAACCGCCGTAAAGCGGCTGCGACAAGGTCACCGTCCCAGCGCCGATATTCTTCGCCTTCACATAGATCTCACGCCCGACACCCGGCCCGGTCACCAGACTGCCAACCTCGATATTGGCGACGTCCGCCACCTCGGTCAGCCGGTCGCGCTGCCCCACGTCATAGCGCGCCCGCGACGTCACCACCTTGCTGCGCCACGCCGGCCCGTCCTTCACGTCGATCCAGCCATTGCTGATGACCCGGCGGCTGGTGAAGCTGGTGACACCCGGCGCGATCTCCGTCATCACCAGCGGCTCGGCCAGCGAAATCTTGCGCCCGCACAGATCCAGCGTGGCGTGATCGCTGTAACCCAGCAGCGCCTGCATCGCGCGTTTCAGCGCCTCGGTTTCGTCCCCGAACGCCTCCAGATAGCTCGCATAGGTAAACGATCCCATCAGCGTCAACCGCGCCGCACGCGGCATGCTCAGCGTGCCGGTAAAACGCACCGCCGATTTCAGCGTCAGGTCCGAACCGATCCGGTACACCCCGTCCGGCACCACCAGAACCCGGCCCTTCGCCGCCTCATCCGCAGCCAGAAACGCCGCCCTGTCATCGGTCTTGCCGTCACCTTTCGCGCCGAAATCGCGCAGATCAACCAGATCCATCATCTCGCGCAGAAACTGCGCGGTCACATCCTCGATGCGGATCGACTCGATGCGCACCGTCCCGCCATTCGCGCCGAGAAGGTCCAGACCGAAATGCCCGTAAACCGGCGCGGTCCCCCAGACCAGATCGACGCCATCGCGCGCGCCGCTGCCGACAACCGCGCTGATCTCCACCACCTTGCCGTAATCGCGCAGCGCCATCTGGGCAGAGACATCCGTCAACCCCGCCACACGCCGCCGCGACGAATCACCCGCCCAGCCCGCAATCCGCAGCGCAGGCTTCGGCCCCGCAACCGCCTTCACCCGCGCGGAGATGCGCAGATACCGGCCCGGCAGAACCGGCGTCTCGCCCATGAAGCGCAGGCGGGTGACATCCTCGGCCTTGGTTATCTCCAGACAAGTGCCGAAATCCGGGTCCGCCGCGACCACCGTCGCGTTTGGCTGCCCGGCCCAGACGGCACTGCCCGGCGTGCCGTATTCCCGCGACCATTGCGACAGACCGGCGGCGAAAGACGGCGGCGACAGCAAGTCGGTTGCAGCGATATTCATAGGCGTTCTCCCCTGATCTGCGCCGCAAGATGCGGTCGCGAAAACATGGGGAAAATCTGCCTCAGCCGGGTTAATCCGGCTTTAACCTACCGCGCGTTGCACCGGCCCTGCCGCGCAACATCTAGGCAGTGACAAGTTCACCACTTAGCGCCCGGTCGATCAGCTCGCGGGTTTCCTCGATCCCGTAAAGCGCGATGAACCCGCCAAAGCGCGGCCCCTGATCGGCGCCCAGCAACACCTGATACAGCGCCTGAAACCACGCCCTGAGCGGCTCGAACCCGTGATCCTTGCCGACGGCGAAAACCATGCTTTGCAGTTCCTCGGCATCCGCGGGCGCGTCCCACGCCGCCAAGCGTTGCCCCAGATCCTCGATCGCCGCGCGCTCCTTCTCGTCGGGGGCGCGGAAGACACGGTTCGGGGCGACGAAATCGGCGAAATATTTCACCGCATAACCTGCCGCTTCATCAAGCTGCGGATGCGTCTCGGGCGAGGCTTCTGGCGCATAGCGGCGGATGAACCCCCACAGCCCGTCCTTATCCTTCGCCCCAGCGACGGAGGCGAGGTTCAGCAGCATCGCGAACGGCACCACCATATCCGATGCCGGCACCTGCCCGCGATGAATGTGATAGACCGGATTGGCCAGTTGCTGCTCCGGCGTCTGCTCCGGGTAAGCCCGCAATTGCTGGTGATACTCATCAACCGCCTTGGGGATGACATCCCACCAAAGCCGCTTGGCGGTTTTGGGTTTCTGATACATGAAATAGGACAGGCTCTCAGTCGCGGCATAGGTCAGCCACTCATCAATCGACAACCCGTTGCCCTTGGATTTGCTTATCTTCTGCCCCTTATCGTCAAGGAACAGCTCATAAGTGAAATGCTCCGGCTTACGCCCGCCCAGCACCTGGCAAATACCGTCATAGATCGGCGTATTGGTGCTGTGATCCTTGCCGTACATCTCGAAATCGACATCGAGCGCAGCCCAGCGGGCCCCGAAATCCGGCTTCCATTGCAGCTTCACCTGCCCGCCAGTGACCGGCAGCACCCATTCGCGCCCGTCCTCGTCGTCAAAGGCGATCTCACCCTTTGCGGCATCGACATGCTTGATCGGCACATACAGCACGCGGCCCGTTTCAGGGTGGATCGGCAGGAAGCAGCTATAGCTTTGCTGACGCTCCTCCCGCAGGCTGGCCAGCATGATCTTCATGATCTCGTCATAGCGCTCCGCCGCCTTCAGCAAGGTCGGATCGAACGCCCCGGATTTGTAAAATTCGGTCGCGGACATGAACTCGTACTCGAACCCGAACGTGTCCAGAAACCGCCGCAGCATGGCGTTGTTGTGGTCGCCGAAGCTGGGATATTCACCGAACGGATCGGGCACCGATGTCAGTGGCTTTTGCAGATTCTCGTGCAGCAATTCCTGCTGCGGCACGTTCTCCGGCACTTTCCGCATCCCGTCCATATCGTCCGAGAAACAGATCAGCTTGGTCGGGATGTCCGAAATCACCTCAAAGGCGCGGCGGATCATCGTCGTCCGCGCGACCTCGCCAAAAGTGCCGATATGCGGCAGGCCGGAGGGGCCGTACCCTGTTTCGAACAGCACGAAACCCTTTTCCGGCGCTTTCTTTTCATAGCGTTTCAGCAACCGGCGCGCCTCTTCAAAAGGCCAGGCCTTGGAAGTCATCGCGGCATCGCGCAGGGTTGTCATCATCATATCTCCTGAAAGCGTCGCTGGCGGCTTATTGAAAGCCTCACGTATCGTCAATATTCTTGGGTCAGACAACAAGGACTGCTTTCGTGACTATTGATCTACCGTCTTTCTCTCCCTGTGACGCGCTTGTCGCGGTCATGGTCGCCGTTTCGGCATCCGATTCCAACATGCGCACATCCGAATTGCTGGCGATTGAGCGGATCGTGGACCATATGCCGATCTTCGCCGAATACGATGTCGACCGCATCCGGCCGGTCTCGCAATCGGTGATTTCGCTGTTCAGCGAGGAGGACGGGCTGGACGCGCTCTTCGGCCTCATCCGCGACGCGCTGCCCGAACGGCTGTATGAGACCGCCTATGCGCTGTCCTGCGATGTCGCCGCCGCCGATGGCCGCCTGCCGGATGACGAGGCGGAGATGCTGCGCGAAATCCGCTATCAGCTCAATATCAGCCGCCTCCACGCCGCCGCGATCGAGCTGTCCGCGCAGATGCGCCACCGCGTCCTTTAACCGTAGCGCCGCACCCAGCTATCGGTGAGCTGCTGTTGCAGATATTTCGCCCGGTACGTCCATGTCACAACGCCGGAGGGCAGTTCCTGCCCTTCGCTTGCGGCGCGGCGCGGCATGTCGTTGACATAGATCGCGAAAATCACCTCGCCATAGCCGGGCAGACTGCCATAGCCCGCCAGGTTGGAGACGAAATTCAGCGTCCCGGTCTTGGCCTCCAGCCGCAGATCGCCCGGCGCGGCGCGTCCCCGTGCATCCTGCAAGCCGACATGTTTCATATAGGACCGCAGCCCCGCCGCCTGCCCCGGCCCGCTGATGATCTGCGCCATGACCCGCGCCGTCAGCCGCGTTTCGGGCGACATGCCGGAGTGATCGCGCAGATCCAGCCCGTCGAAGCCCTGATCCTCGAACCAGCTTTGCATCGCGGCGGCAGAGGCGATCAGATCGCGCGCACCGCTCGCATGCAGCCCGACCACCTCCGCCGTCAGATTGGTCGAATATTCCATCATCCCGCGCAGGATCTCGCTCAGCGGCGGGCTGTCGATCCCGGTCACCTCCGTCGCAGCTTCGGGCAGCGCCTCGATGACCTCCGGTGCGGGCAGCACCAGACCACGCGCCCGGCACAGCGTCTGGAACACGTCGCCCGCATAGATTTCCGGCGCGCGGACCGGCAGCCAGCGGCTGCCCGCACGCCGCATCGCCGTCCGGTTCACCTGCCAGATTTCGCGCGCGCCCTCCATGCGCCAAGCAAAGATCGGCCCGCCCGCGACCGGCACCGCGCTGACCGTATAGGCGCGCGGGCTGTTCGCCGCCGCCCGCGCCTCCAATGACAGGCCCGCCCCGCCCGCCTGCCAGCCCAGATGCACGCGGTTGAAATTCAGCATCATCCCCGAAACAGCGGGGTTATAGGCCAGATAATCGGCCTGCGCGGGCGAGATTTCGTCGATCTTCGGCAAGGTCCCGCCCCAGACCGCAAAGCGGGCGGGACTGCCATGCCCGGTCGCGACCAGCAGATCGGCAAGTTCCGCCAGCCCGTCCGTATCCAGCACCGGATCGCCGCCACCGGCCAGCACCAGCATATCGCCTAGCCGCATCACCCGCGTCCGAAACCGCCGCGACGCGCCAAGCCGGTCCAGCGCATATAGCGTGGTCAGCACCTTCAGCGTGCTGGCAGGCGCCACCGGGCGATCCGCGCCCAGCCCCTCCAGCAGCTTGCCGTCGCGGTCGAATACGGCGTAATCGACCTCCGCCCCGGCGAGCCCTGCCTCCGCGATCAGGCGGCCCGGTCTTGGCGGCGGCTTGCGGGGCGGCGGCATGGCAAGCGCCGGGTCGAACGCCTCCGCCCGCGCCATGCCGCCAGCGGACAGGCCCGCCCCGGCCATGCCGATCAGCCCGGCCAGAACCTGCCGGCGGGCAATTCCGCTGTGCGGCCTCACCCTTCGGCGCCGATCTGGATAAAGCGGGATCGGTCGCCGCGATTGTCGAAAAACGGCACGCTCTCCGGCGCGACCAGCGGGCCATCGCCCGCCGCGCGGACCACGGCGGCGCATTCGGCCAGAACCACCTCGGTGATAAAGGGCAGATGCAGCGCCCGCGCCTCTGCCATCGGCACCCATTGCAGATGCGACAGCTCATCGCAGGCGCGCGAGAAATCATCGGCATCGCCCACGATCCGGCTGGCATCGGCCATGAAGAACCGCGCATCGAAGCGGCGCGGACGCCCCGGCGGGGTGACGGCGCGGAACACGAAATGCAGCGCGGAGGGATCGGGGACCAGCCCCGCCTCTGCATAGCCCGGCAGCGCGCATTGCCCCTTCTGGCCGATCAGCAGCCCGGTTTCTTCCGCCAGTTCCCGCAGGGCTGCGGCGAGGATCTGGCGCGGCGTCACCGCGCTGCCCTCACGCGGCTCGATCAGCAGACGGCGCGCGGTCAGTGGTTCCGGGTCCGAGGCCAGCGGGACAGCCGCATCCTCGGCATCGACAGCGCCGCCCGGAAAGACGAATTTCGACGGCATGAACGCGGCCTTGGCCCCCCGCATCCCGACCAGCACCGCCGGGGCGGGCCCGTCACGGCGCACGAGGATCAGCGTCGCCGCATCGCGCAGCGCGGACTTGTCGGGGGCAGCGGTCGTCATGAAGAGGCAGGCTCCGCATCCTCGCCGCCGAAGCCGTGCATCCGCCGCGCCCATTGCGCCCCGATCATCGCCCCCTTGATCAGCGGCAGAAAGGCAAGGCACAGCACGATTGCCCCCAGCGAGAACCAGATCAGCATGGAGACCGGCGAGGGCTGGAAGGTCAGAAACACCCACAGCAGCAACGGCGCGCCCAGATGCGAGACGAACAGGATCGTCAGATAGGCCGGCCCGTCATCGGCGCGCTGATGATGCATCGCCTCGCCGCAATTCGGGCAATGGTCACGAACCTTCAGATAGCCCTCGAACAGCGGTCCCTCGCCACAGGCGGGGCAGCGCCGCATGGCACCCCGGCGCATCGCTTGCCCGGTCGGGCGGTCGTCATCCTGCGCGGTCTCCGTCATCTGCCGACTCCTGTTATCGCGTCGGCCCGCAGGATAGAGGCTCCGGAGACCCGGTTCCAGCCTGAATTCCCAAACCGCAGTGCCCGCCCGTGATGCACGGCTATGCCACGCAAAGCTGCCGTGAGATCATGACCAGATTGCGCCCGGCGGATTTCGCCGCCAGCAGCGCGGAATCGGCGGTGCAGATCATGTCCTGACCGGAGCGCCACGCCCGCGTCGCCGCATCGCTGACCGCAACCCCGACAGAGACCGAGACCCGCAGATTGACCGCCCCCCGTGGCCCCGTGGTCCGGGTGACAAGCGCCGCGATCTCACCCCGGATCAGTTCGGCAAGCGAGATGGCGTCGGTCTCATCCGCGCCATTCAGCAGCACGGTGAATTCTTCGCCCCCATATCGCGCCACCCGGCCACACGGCCCGACAACGCGCGCCAATGTGCGGGCGACATTGCGGATGACAGCATCACCGGCCAGATGTCCCCAGCCATCGTTGATGTCCTTGAAACGGTCGATGTCGATCATCAGCAGCGCATAACGGTCATGGGCTTCGGCGGCGGCGGCGATCTCGGCGGCGATGCCGCGCCGGTTCATCAGCCCGGTCAGCGCATCCGCCGTCGCCAGTTGCCGCGCCAGCCGGTCCCGGCTTTGCCGCCGGGCCGCCTCGATCCCGCGCGCCGTCAGCCAGCCAAGGCGCGCGGCGAGGATCCCGGCACGGTCCGGCGCGGACAGCCCCGGTGACAGAACATCGGTCGCGCCGATATCCAGCGCCACGGCCTCCTGATCCGGGTCCGGCTGGCGTTGCAGGATCGCCAGTGCCGCACCCTGGCAATGCGCGCTCAGCCATGCCCGCAGATCGGCAAGATATTGCAGCGCCGCACTGCCCACTGCGGCGTCGATCATGATCAGCGCAAGCCCATCCGTCAGACCCGAGAAGTCATCGGCGGGCGAAAACACCTCCACCCGCAGCCCGGTCGCCTGCAGCACGGCGACGCTCCATTCAGCGGCGCGCGCCGCATCGCCCGAGACCAGAACGATCCGGTGCGGCTGCTCAAACGCCTCGTCACAAGCTGACATCTGCGACCACACACCGACCGGCACCGACAGCCAGCTGCGCAGCCGCGCCCGCAGCACCATGTCAGTGCAACGCGCATCCAGCGCATAATCGGCACCTGCCGCCAGCGCGACATCGGTCAGGCTTTCGTCGCAGATCGCGATGACCGGCGCTGCAGAGCGGCGATGGCGCAGTTGATCCAGCATTCCGGTCAGCTCGGCACGGTCACAGCCCATCAGCAGGATCGCGTCGAATTCGCCCGCGTCACAGCCCGGATCAGGCATGGCCGCGATCGCCTGAACCTCGTAATGCGCGGCGGTCAGCCGGTGTTTCAGCGCGAACCGCGAGGCCATATCCCGATCCACCAAAAGCAGCCTGCCCAGCATGATTCTCTTGCCTCTCACCGTTAACAGCTTCTAAATCACACGGATTTCTTAACAAAAACTTTCCGGGGTTCTGACGACATGGTCTCGCTCAATCGCGCGCATGAGCTGGCGGATAATCTGCTGCTGCATATTCTCGAAGACCCGGAGCTGCTGAGCAGCCTTCTGGGGCGCAGCGGGCTGGACCCATCAGAGCTTGGCACGGTGGTGAACGGACCCGGCGCGCATGAATTCGTGCTGGATTTCGTGGCCGAAAGCGACGAGCGGGTGATTGCCTGTGCCGAAGCCCTCGGCGTCAGCGCCAGCGAGATCGGCATGGCCGCGCGGCTGGTCAGCCGCCGCGATTGACGGATTTGCAAACCGCCGCGTCACGCAGCCGACACGAAAATGGCACAGCCCGGCGGGCGGCGATCACGATTGCTTGAGAAACCCGACGCGGCGTCCTAGACCGAAATCATGAAACAGGGTTTTCCACTCGCCGCCGCCGGTCAGCGGATCGGGCTTCTGGGGGGATCGTTCGATCCCGCCCATGAGGGCCATGTCCGCATCACCGACGAGGCGCTGAAAAGCTTCGGGCTGGACCGGGTCTGGTGGCTGGTGACGCCCGGCAACCCGCTGAAGGCGCGCGGGCCTGCGCCGCTTGCCGACCGGATCGCCTATGCGCGCGAGATCATGGACGATCCGCGCGTGACCGTCACCGGGATCGAGGCACATCTTGGCACCCGACTGACGGTGGAGACGATTGCCGCTTTGCAGACGATCTATCCCCGTGTCCGCTTCGTCTGGCTGATGGGGTCGGATAATCTGGTGCAGTTCGACAAATGGGACCGCTGGCAGGAGATCGCGGCGCGGGTGCCGCTTGGCGTGCTGGCGCGGCCCGGATCGCGGCTGGCGGCGCGGCGGTCGAAGGCGGCGCAGATCCTCGCCCGGTTCCGCCTGCCGGAGGCGGAGGCGCAGCGGCTGGGGTCCGCCGACGCGCCTGCATGGGTGATGGTCAATATGCCGATGTCCAACGCCTCATCGACCGCGATCCGCGCAGCCCGGCGGGGACGGAACGCGGCGCGGGAGGGTTAACGCCC
The genomic region above belongs to Paracoccus sp. SCSIO 75233 and contains:
- a CDS encoding DUF983 domain-containing protein yields the protein MTETAQDDDRPTGQAMRRGAMRRCPACGEGPLFEGYLKVRDHCPNCGEAMHHQRADDGPAYLTILFVSHLGAPLLLWVFLTFQPSPVSMLIWFSLGAIVLCLAFLPLIKGAMIGAQWARRMHGFGGEDAEPASS
- a CDS encoding nicotinate-nucleotide adenylyltransferase, coding for MKQGFPLAAAGQRIGLLGGSFDPAHEGHVRITDEALKSFGLDRVWWLVTPGNPLKARGPAPLADRIAYAREIMDDPRVTVTGIEAHLGTRLTVETIAALQTIYPRVRFVWLMGSDNLVQFDKWDRWQEIAARVPLGVLARPGSRLAARRSKAAQILARFRLPEAEAQRLGSADAPAWVMVNMPMSNASSTAIRAARRGRNAAREG
- a CDS encoding NUDIX domain-containing protein — its product is MTTAAPDKSALRDAATLILVRRDGPAPAVLVGMRGAKAAFMPSKFVFPGGAVDAEDAAVPLASDPEPLTARRLLIEPREGSAVTPRQILAAALRELAEETGLLIGQKGQCALPGYAEAGLVPDPSALHFVFRAVTPPGRPRRFDARFFMADASRIVGDADDFSRACDELSHLQWVPMAEARALHLPFITEVVLAECAAVVRAAGDGPLVAPESVPFFDNRGDRSRFIQIGAEG
- a CDS encoding DUF3572 family protein encodes the protein MVSLNRAHELADNLLLHILEDPELLSSLLGRSGLDPSELGTVVNGPGAHEFVLDFVAESDERVIACAEALGVSASEIGMAARLVSRRD
- a CDS encoding diguanylate cyclase encodes the protein MLGRLLLVDRDMASRFALKHRLTAAHYEVQAIAAMPDPGCDAGEFDAILLMGCDRAELTGMLDQLRHRRSAAPVIAICDESLTDVALAAGADYALDARCTDMVLRARLRSWLSVPVGVWSQMSACDEAFEQPHRIVLVSGDAARAAEWSVAVLQATGLRVEVFSPADDFSGLTDGLALIMIDAAVGSAALQYLADLRAWLSAHCQGAALAILQRQPDPDQEAVALDIGATDVLSPGLSAPDRAGILAARLGWLTARGIEAARRQSRDRLARQLATADALTGLMNRRGIAAEIAAAAEAHDRYALLMIDIDRFKDINDGWGHLAGDAVIRNVARTLARVVGPCGRVARYGGEEFTVLLNGADETDAISLAELIRGEIAALVTRTTGPRGAVNLRVSVSVGVAVSDAATRAWRSGQDMICTADSALLAAKSAGRNLVMISRQLCVA